A single window of Thermoanaerobacterium sp. PSU-2 DNA harbors:
- a CDS encoding carbohydrate ABC transporter permease, whose amino-acid sequence MKESKQYKIFKVVNTIIMILVILVTLYPFWYLLSVSLSGEKYVYAGLVSLYPKGFTLKTYQVLLAEKEFWTSYKNTIIYTVVGTLVSLFLSTLLAYPLSKKRLKGRGIILGFVVFTMFFSGGLIPTYLLVNALGMRNTIWGVVLPGAVSTFNVMVMKTFFEGIPAELEEAAEVDGMSTYGILLKIILPLSKPIMYVMALFYAVGVWNNWFGPFIYLDDSSKFPVALYLRNILAGAQQTAVSSTSDQSELAQISATLKSASVILTSIPIMMVYPFIQKYFVQGVMIGSLKG is encoded by the coding sequence ATGAAAGAGTCAAAGCAATATAAAATATTTAAAGTAGTAAATACGATAATAATGATTTTAGTAATATTGGTGACATTGTATCCTTTCTGGTATCTATTAAGTGTGTCTTTAAGCGGCGAAAAATACGTTTATGCAGGTTTGGTGTCTTTATATCCAAAAGGTTTTACATTAAAGACGTATCAAGTTCTTTTGGCGGAAAAAGAATTCTGGACCAGCTATAAAAATACGATTATTTACACTGTTGTAGGTACGCTTGTTTCATTATTTTTGTCGACGCTTTTAGCGTATCCGTTGTCTAAAAAGCGATTAAAAGGTAGAGGAATTATTTTAGGCTTTGTGGTATTTACTATGTTTTTCAGCGGTGGACTTATACCGACTTACCTTTTAGTAAACGCTTTAGGCATGAGAAACACTATATGGGGTGTCGTGCTACCAGGAGCGGTCAGCACGTTTAACGTAATGGTTATGAAGACGTTCTTCGAAGGAATACCAGCGGAGTTAGAGGAAGCTGCAGAAGTTGATGGAATGAGCACATACGGCATTCTTCTTAAAATAATACTTCCGCTTTCAAAACCTATAATGTACGTTATGGCGCTTTTCTACGCAGTAGGTGTTTGGAACAACTGGTTTGGACCATTTATATACCTTGATGATAGCTCAAAATTTCCTGTCGCATTGTACTTGAGAAATATTTTAGCAGGTGCACAGCAGACGGCAGTTAGCAGCACATCTGACCAAAGCGAATTGGCTCAAATATCTGCGACTTTAAAATCAGCCAGCGTCATATTGACTTCAATACCAATAATGATGGTATATCCATTTATACAAAAGTACTTTGTTCAAGGCGTAATGATTGGCTCATTAAAAGGCTAA
- a CDS encoding ABC transporter permease subunit — protein sequence MDSALVNKGGGKEAKQGKNRDFKKTLKAIKKDWQLYSLLILPIAYYIIFRYVPMYGNIIAFRRFVPGGPVYGTEWVGLRYFDMFIHDPSFWQVFRNTIILSVEYLVISFPFPIIFALLLNEIKSNWFKRFTQTVSYLPYFISTVVVADMIMQILDPSSGVINMIVKHYIGHTINFLAEPQWFRTIYIVSGIWQGMGWGAILYLAALTNINPELYEAAIIDGASRWQQTIYVTIPGILPTIMILLILNIGGLLSVGFEKILLLYNPLTYSTADVISTYLYRMGLVSNNFSYAAAIGMFEAVIGLTLVYTANYLSRKFTESSLW from the coding sequence ATGGATTCTGCATTGGTTAATAAAGGTGGGGGTAAGGAGGCTAAACAAGGAAAAAATAGGGATTTTAAGAAGACGTTAAAAGCTATTAAAAAAGACTGGCAATTATATAGCCTACTTATACTACCCATAGCATATTACATCATATTTAGATATGTGCCTATGTACGGCAATATTATCGCTTTTAGGAGATTTGTTCCGGGTGGACCTGTTTACGGTACAGAATGGGTCGGACTTAGGTATTTTGACATGTTTATACATGATCCATCGTTTTGGCAGGTTTTTAGAAATACGATAATTTTGAGTGTGGAGTATTTGGTAATAAGCTTTCCATTTCCGATAATCTTTGCTTTGCTTTTGAATGAGATCAAAAGCAATTGGTTTAAGAGATTTACACAAACAGTATCATATTTGCCATACTTCATATCGACGGTTGTTGTGGCAGACATGATAATGCAGATACTTGATCCATCATCAGGCGTTATCAATATGATTGTAAAACATTACATTGGGCATACTATCAACTTTTTGGCAGAACCGCAATGGTTTAGGACTATATACATCGTCTCAGGCATTTGGCAAGGCATGGGCTGGGGCGCTATACTGTACCTTGCAGCGCTGACAAATATTAACCCGGAATTGTACGAGGCGGCTATAATAGATGGTGCCAGCAGATGGCAGCAGACAATATATGTGACTATTCCAGGTATATTGCCTACGATAATGATACTTTTGATACTAAACATTGGCGGACTTTTGTCAGTAGGATTTGAAAAGATACTGCTTCTGTATAATCCTCTGACGTATTCTACGGCGGATGTCATATCTACGTATCTATACAGAATGGGACTTGTATCAAATAACTTTAGCTATGCCGCAGCAATAGGCATGTTTGAAGCAGTTATAGGTCTTACATTAGTTTACACTGCAAACTACTTGTCAAGAAAATTCACAGAATCCAGTCTATGGTAA
- the uxuA gene encoding mannonate dehydratase, which produces MKMTFRWFGEKDDSVTLQQIRQIPGVYGIVGALYDVPVGETWPIEKISELKTKVESYGLKLEVIESVNVHEDIKLGLPTRDRYIENYKKTIKNLGKLGIKVVCYNFMPVFDWIRTNLNEKLPDGSYVMSYDEDMLKGKDPLNLIEDMDNGSNGFILPGWELDRLKELKMLFDMYKDVDEEKLFENLKYFLENVIPTCEKYDVKMAIHPDDPPWSLFGLPRIVTCKENLERIVNLVDSPYNGLTLCSGSLGSNPENNIPELIRHFGKMGRIHFGHVRNIRFIGERKFYESAHLSSEGSFDMFEIMKAYYDIGFEGYVRPDHGRMIWNEKARPGYGLYDRALGVTYLNGLWEAITKMSK; this is translated from the coding sequence ATGAAGATGACTTTTAGATGGTTTGGCGAAAAAGATGACAGTGTGACACTTCAGCAGATTCGCCAAATACCAGGTGTCTATGGGATTGTAGGGGCTTTATACGATGTACCCGTAGGAGAAACTTGGCCGATTGAAAAAATAAGTGAATTAAAGACAAAAGTTGAGTCCTACGGCCTTAAACTGGAGGTGATAGAAAGTGTAAATGTTCATGAAGACATCAAGTTAGGGCTTCCGACAAGAGATAGATACATTGAAAATTACAAGAAAACAATAAAAAATCTTGGCAAGTTAGGGATAAAAGTCGTATGCTACAACTTCATGCCTGTTTTCGACTGGATACGCACGAATCTGAATGAAAAATTACCTGATGGATCATATGTAATGTCATACGATGAAGATATGTTAAAAGGAAAAGATCCGCTGAATCTCATTGAAGACATGGACAATGGCTCAAATGGCTTTATACTTCCAGGTTGGGAACTTGACCGCTTAAAAGAATTGAAGATGCTGTTTGACATGTACAAAGATGTTGATGAAGAAAAGTTATTTGAAAATCTTAAGTACTTCTTGGAGAATGTAATACCAACATGTGAAAAATACGATGTAAAGATGGCTATACATCCAGATGATCCGCCATGGTCATTATTTGGACTGCCAAGGATAGTCACTTGTAAAGAAAATCTTGAAAGGATTGTAAACCTTGTAGACAGTCCTTACAATGGATTGACGCTTTGCAGTGGCTCGTTAGGTTCAAATCCTGAAAACAATATACCAGAGCTTATAAGGCATTTTGGCAAGATGGGAAGGATTCATTTTGGCCATGTAAGGAATATAAGGTTTATAGGCGAGAGGAAATTTTACGAATCAGCACATTTATCAAGTGAAGGATCGTTTGATATGTTTGAAATCATGAAAGCTTATTATGATATAGGTTTTGAAGGATATGTAAGACCGGACCACGGCAGGATGATATGGAATGAAAAGGCAAGACCGGGATATGGACTTTACGACAGAGCTTTAGGTGTGACGTATTTGAATGGGCTTTGGGAGGCTATAACTAAGATGTCTAAATGA
- a CDS encoding GntR family transcriptional regulator yields MGLELLENNTYESKKDYIYRMIRKNIIDINLKPGEVISENDIANAFETSRTPIREAFTRLANEELIEIYPQKGTFVSLIDIKRAQEAKFMRVNLEKEIVRQACREFPDDILFQLEANINQQEFCVMKENYITIFDLDNEMHELIYRGCKMDRIWSAIRFISGDYDRIRTLRLSSDTDWDAIISDHKNIVSAIKEKDEEKGLKIISEHLTMIDRDVVLLKEKYPEYFKQ; encoded by the coding sequence ATGGGATTAGAGCTTTTGGAAAACAATACGTATGAGTCAAAAAAAGATTACATTTACAGAATGATTAGAAAGAACATAATCGACATCAATCTAAAGCCTGGAGAGGTTATATCAGAGAATGATATAGCTAATGCATTTGAAACCAGCAGGACGCCTATTAGAGAAGCATTTACGAGGCTGGCAAATGAAGAACTGATTGAAATTTACCCACAAAAAGGCACGTTTGTTTCTTTGATAGATATAAAACGTGCTCAAGAAGCAAAATTCATGAGGGTAAATCTTGAAAAAGAAATCGTGAGACAGGCTTGTAGAGAATTTCCAGATGACATCTTGTTTCAGCTTGAAGCGAATATAAACCAACAAGAATTTTGTGTCATGAAAGAAAATTATATTACCATTTTTGACTTAGACAACGAGATGCACGAGCTTATATACAGAGGATGCAAAATGGATAGGATTTGGTCAGCCATAAGGTTTATAAGCGGCGATTATGACAGGATAAGGACATTGAGATTGTCGTCTGATACTGATTGGGATGCTATCATAAGCGATCACAAAAATATTGTAAGTGCCATAAAGGAGAAAGATGAAGAAAAAGGATTAAAGATAATAAGTGAACACTTGACGATGATAGACAGAGATGTAGTGCTTTTGAAAGAAAAATATCCAGAGTATTTTAAGCAATAA
- a CDS encoding Uma2 family endonuclease: MALPDENKTYTYRDYKKWKDDRRWELINGNPFPMAPPSRIHQEILREILTIFSVYLKDKSCKVYSAPFGVRLPKANENDDDIETVVEPDIVVVCDKSKLDDEGYKGAPDLVVEIVSPSTARNDKIKKFNLYEMAGVKEYWIVEPDNKIVTVFTLDDDKRYGRPGIYSDEDKIKVSIFEDLIIDLKSVFTF; the protein is encoded by the coding sequence ATGGCTTTACCTGATGAAAATAAGACGTATACGTATCGCGATTATAAAAAATGGAAAGATGATAGACGCTGGGAGTTAATAAATGGGAATCCATTTCCCATGGCTCCGCCTTCAAGAATACATCAAGAGATCTTAAGAGAGATATTAACTATTTTTTCTGTGTATCTGAAAGATAAATCATGTAAAGTCTATAGTGCTCCGTTTGGAGTGAGACTTCCTAAAGCAAACGAAAATGATGATGACATAGAAACGGTTGTAGAACCTGATATTGTAGTAGTGTGTGATAAGTCGAAATTAGATGATGAAGGGTACAAAGGCGCACCGGACTTAGTTGTAGAGATTGTTTCACCTTCTACAGCCAGAAATGATAAAATTAAAAAATTTAATCTATATGAGATGGCAGGAGTAAAAGAGTACTGGATAGTAGAACCGGATAACAAGATTGTAACTGTTTTTACGTTAGATGACGATAAAAGGTATGGAAGGCCTGGGATATATTCTGATGAAGATAAAATTAAAGTTTCAATTTTTGAAGATCTCATCATTGATCTAAAATCTGTTTTTACATTTTAG